The DNA sequence AATGGGCAGAGGGGTTTATGTGGGAAGGGAAAAAAACTCTCCCAGCAGAGATTAATATTAATTACCAAGATGAGCAGAAAACTCAAATGCAAATCACCCTCACAGAAGGAAGAAATAGACAAATCCGAAAAATTGCCGAACTTTTTGGCTATCCTGTAATTAGTTTACATAGAAGTGCGATCGCATTTTTGAATGTTTCGGCTCTTTCAACGGGAGAATATCGCTATCTAACCACAAAAGAAGTTAATTATCTAAAACAATTACATTCTCAATAATTGTCCTTATTTTACTTACTTAATCCGTTTAATTATCCCAACTAATTTAATTAATTTTTTTATACTGTTTTATCTTTCTAGTAACAATTATGTTATTCCCTCGATTTTTTGCTTCTAAATCATCCTCTGAAACTATAGATTACGACGCTATCAGAAAAACAAAATTAGAAGAAATTGGTCAGATACTAAAACAAAAAAGACTGGATTTAGATTATAGTAAAGAACTTATCAGTAATCAAGTTCATATTCCTATTACTACAATAAACGCGATCGAGAATGCAGATTTAACTCATTTACCTGAACCTGTTTTTATTAAACAAATTATCAAAAAATATGCTAATTACTTAAAGATAAATGGAGAAGAATTAAGTAACAATTTTCCCTTAGAAAATAATCAAAAAGTACAAAAAAAACATCTCAAAAAATCATCTAACTTTAAGTTTAATATTCAACTATCTCCTAAATATTTATATCTAATTTACTTATTTTTAATCCTATTTTCTATTAAAAGTTTGAGCAATATTTTAGAATTTAGAGAATTTCAAGAAACTAAACTACCCCAAACAAAAATAGTAGAAACAGATTCCACCAAGCAAAATAAACAACCCCAAGCCATTCCTGCCGTAGAAAAAAAAGAAGAACCAGTTAAATCCGAGCCAGAAGAATTAAACTTAAAACTCACCGTTAAACAAGATGCTTGGGTAAGAATAATTGTTGATGGTAAACCAGTTTACGAAGGAATTTTAAATCAAGGAACAGAGAAAGAATGGATAGCAAAAGAAAAATTAACCATTCGCACAGGTAACGCAGGAGGAGTAATGATTAGTTTAAACGAGCAAAAAGCAAAAGAATTAGGAAAATTGGGGCAAGTTGAGGAGGTTACTTTTGAACTACCAAAAAGATCGTGAAATTTGTGAATCGTGAAATTTGTGAAATTAAGTAACCTGAGTTCAGGATAAATTTTGTTCTGTGAGTGATAGCGAAAAGAGCAATAATTTGAGTTCGGAGTTCGGAGTTCGGAGTTCGGAGTTAAAATTTAAGATAAAAAAGAAATTTCCCCCCAATACCCTAATCCCCCTAACTAATCTCAGGGCTGTTTCAAAGTAGAAATACAAAAACGCTAAAACTATTGCCAGTAAAAGAATATAGGGTTTTAGAGCTTTGAGGATTAAGAAGTAGTTAAAAATGTTGAGATTATCAATTTATAACCAACCATAAACCATTAAAAACTATTGCCCATTGCAAGAGTGCCTATTCCCTACCTGAGTTCGATGAAAAAAGTATCGAAAAATAAAGCGCCCTCGAGTTATCATCGAGCCAATTTTGGAATAAAAAATTATTAAATTTAGGAAAAACTCATTGAAAATCAATTTATTCAGCTTTTTTGTCAATAATTATTACTTTTAACTCCGTTCACGACCGAAGGGAGTGCATGAGAGCAGCGAACTCTCCGAACTCCGAACTCCGAACTCAAGTATTCCCTGCCTTAACCAGAAAATTTTAGAATGAAACAGCCCTGGGTCTTGAACGGAGTTCGGAGTTAAGATAAAAAAGAATTTTCTCCCTAAAACCTGACACCCGACACCTACTCGGTATTCTTAAACCAAACTGAGTTTAAGTAGGGATTGTTGAAAAACGAATGTCGGGGGTGGGTATAAAACAAGAAACTACTATACAATAAATCTTAATTGAATATACATAATTAACTATGACTACTCCAGAACTTGAAATCAATCAGGAATTTAGCGATTTAGAAGATTTTACCCCCTCTAAAATCAGTCATAAAGACGAAATAGAAACTGTTA is a window from the Cyanobacterium sp. Dongsha4 genome containing:
- a CDS encoding helix-turn-helix domain-containing protein, coding for MLFPRFFASKSSSETIDYDAIRKTKLEEIGQILKQKRLDLDYSKELISNQVHIPITTINAIENADLTHLPEPVFIKQIIKKYANYLKINGEELSNNFPLENNQKVQKKHLKKSSNFKFNIQLSPKYLYLIYLFLILFSIKSLSNILEFREFQETKLPQTKIVETDSTKQNKQPQAIPAVEKKEEPVKSEPEELNLKLTVKQDAWVRIIVDGKPVYEGILNQGTEKEWIAKEKLTIRTGNAGGVMISLNEQKAKELGKLGQVEEVTFELPKRS